One Setaria italica strain Yugu1 chromosome I, Setaria_italica_v2.0, whole genome shotgun sequence DNA window includes the following coding sequences:
- the LOC101759768 gene encoding peptidyl-prolyl cis-trans isomerase FKBP18, chloroplastic isoform X3: protein MDMMVMMTWQLCARHFGPSNHSAMAASALPSRTFHRLRLPSSATSHPSRETCLPSAVSRRRAAVQLLSAGFLTAVSPPPPSLAARRGRIVVPPEDYLTAPADGLKYYDLIEGKGPTAEKGSAVQVHFDCIYRGITAVSSRESKLLAGNRSIAQPYEFIVGSPPGKERKRDFTDNANGLYSAQAAPKPPAAMYTITEGMKVGGKRRVIVPPELGYGKRGMSEIPGPKRRNVNT, encoded by the exons ATGGatatgatggtgatgatgacgtGGCAGTTGTGCGCGCGCCATTTCGGCCCCTCCAATCACTCCGCCATGGCTGCCTCTGCCCTGCCTTCTAGAACCTTCCACCGCCTCCGGCTCCCCTCGTCTGCTACTTCCCATCCTTCGAGGGAGACTTGCCTCCCCAGCGCCGTctcccggcggcgggcagcCGTGCAGCTCCTCTCCGCCGGTTTCTTGACCgccgtctcgccgccgccgccttcgctcGCCGCGAGGAGGGGACGCATTGTAGTGCCGCCGGAGGATTATCTCACTGCAC CAGCTGATGGACTCAAGTACTACGATCTTATTGAAGGGAAGGGTCCAACTGCTGAGAAAGGTTCAGCCGTGCAG GTTCATTTCGACTGCATATACCGTGGTATCACCGCAGTGTCAAGCCGCGAGTCCAAGCTTCTAGCAGGGAACAGAAGTATCGCGCAG CCTTATGAGTTCATTGTTGGGTCACCGCCTGGGAAAGAACGAAAGCGGGACTTCACAGACAATGCCAATGGGCTATACTCAGCGCAAGCAGCACCAAAGCCTCCAGCCGCCATGTACACGATAACTGAAGGGATGAAAGTAGGGGGAAAG AGGAGAGTAATTGTCCCTCCGGAGCTCGGATACGGGAAAAGGGGGATGAGTGAGATACCg GGTCCAAAAAGAAGGAATGTTAACACATGA
- the LOC101759768 gene encoding peptidyl-prolyl cis-trans isomerase FKBP18, chloroplastic isoform X1 encodes MDMMVMMTWQLCARHFGPSNHSAMAASALPSRTFHRLRLPSSATSHPSRETCLPSAVSRRRAAVQLLSAGFLTAVSPPPPSLAARRGRIVVPPEDYLTAPADGLKYYDLIEGKGPTAEKGSAVQVHFDCIYRGITAVSSRESKLLAGNRSIAQPYEFIVGSPPGKERKRDFTDNANGLYSAQAAPKPPAAMYTITEGMKVGGKRRVIVPPELGYGKRGMSEIPPDSPFELDIELLEVITPAEK; translated from the exons ATGGatatgatggtgatgatgacgtGGCAGTTGTGCGCGCGCCATTTCGGCCCCTCCAATCACTCCGCCATGGCTGCCTCTGCCCTGCCTTCTAGAACCTTCCACCGCCTCCGGCTCCCCTCGTCTGCTACTTCCCATCCTTCGAGGGAGACTTGCCTCCCCAGCGCCGTctcccggcggcgggcagcCGTGCAGCTCCTCTCCGCCGGTTTCTTGACCgccgtctcgccgccgccgccttcgctcGCCGCGAGGAGGGGACGCATTGTAGTGCCGCCGGAGGATTATCTCACTGCAC CAGCTGATGGACTCAAGTACTACGATCTTATTGAAGGGAAGGGTCCAACTGCTGAGAAAGGTTCAGCCGTGCAG GTTCATTTCGACTGCATATACCGTGGTATCACCGCAGTGTCAAGCCGCGAGTCCAAGCTTCTAGCAGGGAACAGAAGTATCGCGCAG CCTTATGAGTTCATTGTTGGGTCACCGCCTGGGAAAGAACGAAAGCGGGACTTCACAGACAATGCCAATGGGCTATACTCAGCGCAAGCAGCACCAAAGCCTCCAGCCGCCATGTACACGATAACTGAAGGGATGAAAGTAGGGGGAAAG AGGAGAGTAATTGTCCCTCCGGAGCTCGGATACGGGAAAAGGGGGATGAGTGAGATACCg CCTGATTCTCCTTTTGAACTGGATATAGAGCTATTGGAAGTGATCACTCCTGCAGAAAAATGA
- the LOC101759768 gene encoding peptidyl-prolyl cis-trans isomerase FKBP18, chloroplastic isoform X2, with translation MDMMVMMTWQLCARHFGPSNHSAMAASALPSRTFHRLRLPSSATSHPSRETCLPSAVSRRRAAVQLLSAGFLTAVSPPPPSLAARRGRIVVPPEDYLTAPDGLKYYDLIEGKGPTAEKGSAVQVHFDCIYRGITAVSSRESKLLAGNRSIAQPYEFIVGSPPGKERKRDFTDNANGLYSAQAAPKPPAAMYTITEGMKVGGKRRVIVPPELGYGKRGMSEIPPDSPFELDIELLEVITPAEK, from the exons ATGGatatgatggtgatgatgacgtGGCAGTTGTGCGCGCGCCATTTCGGCCCCTCCAATCACTCCGCCATGGCTGCCTCTGCCCTGCCTTCTAGAACCTTCCACCGCCTCCGGCTCCCCTCGTCTGCTACTTCCCATCCTTCGAGGGAGACTTGCCTCCCCAGCGCCGTctcccggcggcgggcagcCGTGCAGCTCCTCTCCGCCGGTTTCTTGACCgccgtctcgccgccgccgccttcgctcGCCGCGAGGAGGGGACGCATTGTAGTGCCGCCGGAGGATTATCTCACTGCAC CTGATGGACTCAAGTACTACGATCTTATTGAAGGGAAGGGTCCAACTGCTGAGAAAGGTTCAGCCGTGCAG GTTCATTTCGACTGCATATACCGTGGTATCACCGCAGTGTCAAGCCGCGAGTCCAAGCTTCTAGCAGGGAACAGAAGTATCGCGCAG CCTTATGAGTTCATTGTTGGGTCACCGCCTGGGAAAGAACGAAAGCGGGACTTCACAGACAATGCCAATGGGCTATACTCAGCGCAAGCAGCACCAAAGCCTCCAGCCGCCATGTACACGATAACTGAAGGGATGAAAGTAGGGGGAAAG AGGAGAGTAATTGTCCCTCCGGAGCTCGGATACGGGAAAAGGGGGATGAGTGAGATACCg CCTGATTCTCCTTTTGAACTGGATATAGAGCTATTGGAAGTGATCACTCCTGCAGAAAAATGA
- the LOC101761128 gene encoding glutamate receptor 3.1 yields MKIVFLMLLLLSLFLFPNGIHNSLAARPSVVSIGSILRFNSTTGGVSAVAIRAALEDINSDPTVLNGTMLRVDMRDTNCDDGFLGMVEALQFMETDVIAIIGPQCSTIAHIISYVANELQVPLMSFASDATLSSIQFPFFVRTMPSDLYEMAAVAAVVDYYQWKIVTAIYIDDDYGRNGIAALDDELTARRCKISYKVGFPSNARRSELLHLLVTVSNMESRVIILHTGADPGLKLLSLANGLNMMGNGYVWIATDWLSSYLDANSSVPAETINAMQGVLTVRPHIPESKMKSNLMSKWRSLSKKYNHSNLRLSAYGFYVYDSVWAVARALDAFFDDGGRISFTNDSRLHDETGGSLHLEAMSVFDMGKRLLGKIRQVNFTGASGQVQFNAQGELIHPAYDIISIIGNGVRTIGFWSNYTRLLSTVLPEDLYSKPPNTSLANQHLYDVIWPGETAHKPRGWVFPSNAKELIIGVPNRHSFKAFVTLDNATGKMTGYCIDVFTQALSLLPYPVTYRFEPFGSGNENPHYNQLIQKVVDNEFDAAIGDIAITMSRTQTLDFTQPFIESGLVILAPVKKHITNSWAFLQPFTLGMWCVTGLSFLVVGVVIWVLEHRINDEFRGSPRQQLITIVWFSFSTLFFAHRENTMSTLGRGVLIIWLFVVLIIQSSYTASLTSILTVQQLDTSIRGLDDLKNSDYPIGFQVGSFAEEYMVKELNISRSRLKALGSPDEYAENLKQGPKRGGVMAIVDERPYVELFLSTYCKIAVAGSDFTSRGWGFAFPRDSPLQVDLSTAILTLSENGELQRIHDKWLRTSDCSADNTEFVDSNQLRLESFMGLFLICGAACVLALLIYFGIMLRRYLRHEPPESISAEGGSSKSKRSLKRFFSFVDDREPPKQKRSLCLSGSSMPTTPTSNVDIERPVRPIRNGGVVHIES; encoded by the exons ATGAAGATAGTGTTTCTCATGTTGTTGCTTCTCTCCCTGTTCCTCTTCCCTAATGGGATCCACAATAGCTTAGCTGCAAGGCCTTCAGTTGTGAGTATCGGTTCTATTCTTCGGTTTAACTCCACCACTGGAGGTGTTTCAGCGGTTGCCATCCGTGCGGCCTTGGAGGATATCAACTCTGATCCGACAGTTCTAAATGGAACAATGTTACGGGTTGACATGAGGGATACGAATTGCGATGATGGTTTCCTTGGCATGGTTGAAG CTTTGCAGTTCATGGAGACTGATGTTATTGCAATCATTGGGCCACAATGCTCTACTATTGCTCATATCATTTCGTATGTCGCAAATGAACTCCAAGTCCCTTTGATGTCCTTTGCATCTGATGCAACTCTATCATCAATCCAGTTCCCATTCTTTGTACGGACTATGCCCAGTGATCTCTACGAAATGGCAGCTGTGGCGGCAGTTGTTGATTACTACCAATGGAAGATAGTTACTGCCATATACATTGATGATGATTATGGTCGAAATGGCATTGCTGCTTTGGATGATGAACTTACTGCTAGGCGCTGCAAAATTTCCTACAAGGTTGGGTTTCCCTCCAATGCTAGGAGAAGTGAGCTTCTACATTTGTTGGTTACCGTTAGTAATATGGAGTCTCGTGTTATTATCCTCCATACTGGTGCGGATCCCGGTCTCAAACTTCTATCACTTGCAAATGGACTAAACATGATGGGCAATGGCTATGTATGGATTGCAACTGATTGGCTTTCTTCTTATCTTGATGCTAATTCATCAGTCCCTGCTGAAACTATAAATGCCATGCAAGGTGTTTTGACTGTACGTCCACACATCCCTGAGTCAAAGATGAAGAGTAATTTGATGTCCAAGTGGAGGAGCTTAAGCAAGAAATACAACCACAGTAATCTTCGCCTAAGTGCTTATGGTTTTTATGTTTATGATAGTGTGTGGGCAGTAGCTCGGGCCTTGGATGCCTTCTTTGATGATGGTGGAAGGATTTCCTTTACAAATGACTCAAGGTTGCATGATGAAACTGGGGGAAGTCTTCACCTTGAAGCCATGAGTGTTTTTGACATGGGAAAAAGATTACTGGGTAAGATTAGACAGGTGAACTTCACTGGGGCGTCTGGTCAAGTGCAATTTAATGCTCAGGGGGAACTCATTCATCCTGCCTATGACATCATAAGCATAATTGGAAATGGCGTGCGTACCATTGGTTTTTGGTCAAATTATACAAGATTGCTATCGACTGTCCTTCCAGAAGACCTATATTCGAAGCCTCCTAATACTTCTCTTGCCAATCAACATCTCTATGATGTAATTTGGCCTGGGGAGACTGCGCACAAACCTCGAGGTTGGGTCTTTCCTTCTAATGCCAAGGAGTTGATAATCGGCGTCCCCAACAGACATAGCTTCAAAGCATTTGTCACCCTAGATAACGCTACTGGGAAAATGACGGGCTATTGCATCGATGTCTTTACTCAAGCATTGTCTTTACTTCCTTATCCAGTTACATACAGGTTTGAACCTTTTGGCAGTGGTAATGAAAATCCTCATTATAATCAACTTATACAGAAGGTTGTGGACAAT GAGTTTGATGCAGCAATAGGGGACATTGCAATTACAATGAGCAGAACTCAAACCCTTGATTTCACTCAGCCCTTTATTGAGTCAGGCCTAGTTATCTTGGCTCCGGTCAAAAAGCATATAACAAATTCCTGGGCTTTCTTGCAGCCATTTACATTGGGGATGTGGTGTGTTACAGGGTTGTCTTTTCTTGTTGTGGGTGTGGTTATTTGGGTTCTTGAGCATCGAATCAATGATGAATTCCGTGGCTCACCACGACAACAACTAATAACTATTGTTTG GTTCAGCTTTTCAACTCTATTTTTCGCACATA GAGAAAACACTATGAGCACCTTAGGACGTGGTGTTTTGATCATATGGCTATTTGTTGTTTTGATCATTCAATCCAGCTATACCGCAAGTCTTACTTCCATCCTAACTGTGCAACAACTTGATACTTCTATAAGAGGACTTGATGACCTGAAAAATAGTGATTATCCTATTGGTTTCCAAGTTGGTTCTTTTGCAGAAGAATACATGGTCAAGGAACTCAACATCTCACGGTCAAGGCTAAAAGCTCTAGGTTCTCCTGATGAATATGCTGAAAACCTCAAGCAAGGCCCTAAGAGAGGAGGTGTTATGGCCATTGTTGATGAGCGCCCCTATGTTGAGCTGTTTTTGTCAACTTACTGCAAGATTGCTGTAGCTGGCTCAGATTTCACCAGTAGAGGATGGGGCTTT GCATTTCCAAGGGATTCCCCTCTGCAAGTAGACCTATCCACCGCAATCCTAACACTGTCGGAGAACGGGGAACTGCAGCGGATCCACGACAAGTGGCTCAGGACAAGCGATTGCTCAGCTGACAACACCGAGTTTGTGGACTCAAACCAGCTCCGCCTTGAGAGTTTCATGGGCCTATTCCTCATTTGTGGTGCAGCATGTGTCCTCGCACTGCTCATTTACTTCGGCATCATGCTACGCCGGTATCTGAGACATGAACCGCCGGAATCTATCTCTGCAGAGGGAGGGTCATCGAAATCGAAGCGCAGCCTCAAAAGATTCTTCTCATTTGTCGATGACAGGGAGCCACCAAAGCAAAAGCGATCCTTGTGTCTCTCAGGAAGTTCAATGCCAACAACGCCTACCAGTAATGTTGACATAGAAAGGCCGGTGAGGCCAATCAGAAATGGAGGTGTCGTTCATATAGAGAGCTAG